In a genomic window of Quercus lobata isolate SW786 chromosome 4, ValleyOak3.0 Primary Assembly, whole genome shotgun sequence:
- the LOC115983235 gene encoding uncharacterized protein LOC115983235: protein MAELEHFKDKAGRLQEELQKKTHEVEEGRQLRAQSQQQIVWNDTEMSKNKQCLKEYEEDNNLPMDKIIGLKLKNNELMVNHGGKSGEVAEGRDSITSPDHGNKVSDTSEAPCDTAEVNNICFNGSLEDVKEANLIQATSSDSPTSSFLIESNSPSNVKFGTFSGTKRAAPCSRDTWFLQCLVEKVDELEDELTGKKQKVADGKVFAQNLVKRIDWLLSKTSDNLHLLRENIEDKELLMSKLECLEDKVGILQQELQKKSHEVEEGSKLQNQLLKTGFG, encoded by the exons ATGGCCGAATTGGAACATTTCAAAGATAAAGCTGGTAGACTCCAAGAGGAGCTTCAGAAAAAGACTCATGAGGTTGAGGAAGGAAGACAATTACGAGCGCAATCGCAGCAACAGATTGTTTGGAATGACACTGAAATGTCAAAGAACAAACAGTGTTTGAAGGAGTATGAGGAAGATAATAACCTGCCGATGGACAAAATAATTggtttaaaattgaaaaataatgaaTTGATGGTAAATCATGGAGGTAAAAGTGGTGAGGTGGCAGAAGGAAGGGATTCAATAACTTCACCTG ATCATGGAAACAAAGTTTCAGACACTTCTGAGGCTCCTTGTGACACAGCTGAAGTGAATAACATCTGTTTTAATGGAAGCTTGGAGGATGTGAAAGAAGCCAACTTAATTCAAGCCACAAGCTCCGACTCTCCTACTTCTAGTTTCCTCATTGAATCAAATTCTCCCTCCAATGTAAAATTTGGCACATTTTCTGGCACAAAGCGGGCTGCACCCTGTTCGAGAGATACATGGTTCCTTCAATGCCTTGTGGAAAAAGTTGACGAGCTCGAAGATGAGCTTACaggaaagaaacaaaaagtagCCGATGGAAAGGTGTTTGCACAAAATTTAGTCAAAAGGATTGATTGGCTTCTCTCAAAAACTTCAGATAATCTACATCTATTGAGAGAGAATATAGAAGACAAGGAATTACTTATGTCCAAATTGGAATGCTTGGAAGATAAAGTTGGTATACTCCAACAGGAGCTTCAGAAGAAGAGTCATGAGGTTGAGGAGGGAAGCAAATTAcaaaaccaattacttaaaacaGGTTTTGGCTAA